The following are from one region of the Juglans regia cultivar Chandler chromosome 10, Walnut 2.0, whole genome shotgun sequence genome:
- the LOC108987536 gene encoding protein LAZ1 homolog 2 isoform X1, with protein sequence MASNFISAHEEIYREFYQPALIIAGCSVLVALILSIYLILQHLRSYTNPAEQKWIVAIVFMVPIYADESIISLLFPRLSLACDILRNCYEAFALYSFGSYLVACLGGESMVIELLENNSRKQLGKRLLEGADENHSVQQKSFRNFFFQPCILGKDLLVIIKFGLVQYMILKTVCAFLAFLLEIFGVYGDGEFKWFYGYPYMAVVLNFSQMWALYCLVKFYNVTHERLQSIKPLAKFISFKAIVFATWWQGVGIALLSAFGVLPKEVKVQAGLQNFLICIEMAIAAIAHVYVFSAEPYQFLPVSENGRVTTKTSKEALKLEKGPEEKPAMLERTETKVNAPGTSVTESVQDIVLEGGQHVVKDVVLTINQAIGPVEKGVTKIQERFHRKSVSSDGQEEESELEVEQHVDNNL encoded by the exons ATGGCATCAAATTTTATCTCAGCCCATGAAGAAATATATAGAGAGTTTTATCAACCAGCCCTCATAATTGCAGGATGCTCTGTACTTGTAGCATTGATCCTCTCCATCTATCTCATTCTCCAACATCTCAGATCATACACCAATCCTGCT GAACAAAAATGGATTGTCGCTATTGTTTTCATGGTTCCCATCTATGCCGATGAGTCA ATAATATCCTTGTTGTTTCCAAGGTTGTCTCTTGCATGTGACATTCTGAGAAACTGCTATGAAGCGTTTGCCTTGTATTCTTTTGGGAGTTATTTGGTTGCTTGCCTGG GTGGTGAAAGTATGGTCATAGAACTACTCGAAAATAATTCAAGGAAACAGCTTGGCAAACGACTGTTAGAAGGGGCAGATGAGAATCATTCAGTGCAGCAAAAGTCCTTCAGAAACTTCTTCTTTCAACCTTGCATTCTTGGGAAAGACTTGCTTGTGATAATTAAATTCGGCCTTGTGCAATAT ATGATTCTGAAGACAGTTTGTGCTTTCTTAGCTTTCTTGTTGGAAATCTTTGGTGTTTATGGTGATGGGGAATTCAAGTGGTTCTATGG TTATCCATATATGGCAGTGGTATTAAACTTCAGTCAGATGTGGGCATTGTATTGCCTTGTGAAGTTCTATAATGTAACTCATGAAAGACTTCAGTCAATAAAGCCACTTGCAAAGTTCATCAGCTTCAAGGCCATTGTTTTTGCCACTTGGTGGCAAGGTGTGGGTATCGCACTATTGAGTGCATTTGGAGTGCTGCCAAAGGAGGTGAAAGTACAAGCTGGACTGCAGAATTTCTTGATTTGTATAGAA ATGGCCATTGCAGCTATCGCTCATGTGTATGTTTTCTCGGCGGAACCATACCAGTTCCTCCCTGTCTCCGAGAATGGGAGAGTCACTACTAAAACATCCAAAGAAGCACTGAAGTTAGAGAAAGGTCCTGAGGAGAAACCAGCCATGCTTGAAAGGACAGAAACTAAGGTCAACGCTCCCGGAACAAGTGTCACCGAGAGTGTTCAGGACATTGTTCTCGAAGGCGGTCAACAT GTTGTCAAAGATGTTGTACTGACCATTAATCAAGCAATAGGGCCAGTGGAAAAGGGTGTGACAAAAATCCAGGAGAGGTTCCACCGCAAATCAGTGAGTTCGGATGGCcaagaagaagagtcagaacTAGAAGTAGAGCAACACGTTGACAATAATCTTTag
- the LOC108987536 gene encoding protein LAZ1 homolog 2 isoform X2, with translation MASNFISAHEEIYREFYQPALIIAGCSVLVALILSIYLILQHLRSYTNPAIISLLFPRLSLACDILRNCYEAFALYSFGSYLVACLGGESMVIELLENNSRKQLGKRLLEGADENHSVQQKSFRNFFFQPCILGKDLLVIIKFGLVQYMILKTVCAFLAFLLEIFGVYGDGEFKWFYGYPYMAVVLNFSQMWALYCLVKFYNVTHERLQSIKPLAKFISFKAIVFATWWQGVGIALLSAFGVLPKEVKVQAGLQNFLICIEMAIAAIAHVYVFSAEPYQFLPVSENGRVTTKTSKEALKLEKGPEEKPAMLERTETKVNAPGTSVTESVQDIVLEGGQHVVKDVVLTINQAIGPVEKGVTKIQERFHRKSVSSDGQEEESELEVEQHVDNNL, from the exons ATGGCATCAAATTTTATCTCAGCCCATGAAGAAATATATAGAGAGTTTTATCAACCAGCCCTCATAATTGCAGGATGCTCTGTACTTGTAGCATTGATCCTCTCCATCTATCTCATTCTCCAACATCTCAGATCATACACCAATCCTGCT ATAATATCCTTGTTGTTTCCAAGGTTGTCTCTTGCATGTGACATTCTGAGAAACTGCTATGAAGCGTTTGCCTTGTATTCTTTTGGGAGTTATTTGGTTGCTTGCCTGG GTGGTGAAAGTATGGTCATAGAACTACTCGAAAATAATTCAAGGAAACAGCTTGGCAAACGACTGTTAGAAGGGGCAGATGAGAATCATTCAGTGCAGCAAAAGTCCTTCAGAAACTTCTTCTTTCAACCTTGCATTCTTGGGAAAGACTTGCTTGTGATAATTAAATTCGGCCTTGTGCAATAT ATGATTCTGAAGACAGTTTGTGCTTTCTTAGCTTTCTTGTTGGAAATCTTTGGTGTTTATGGTGATGGGGAATTCAAGTGGTTCTATGG TTATCCATATATGGCAGTGGTATTAAACTTCAGTCAGATGTGGGCATTGTATTGCCTTGTGAAGTTCTATAATGTAACTCATGAAAGACTTCAGTCAATAAAGCCACTTGCAAAGTTCATCAGCTTCAAGGCCATTGTTTTTGCCACTTGGTGGCAAGGTGTGGGTATCGCACTATTGAGTGCATTTGGAGTGCTGCCAAAGGAGGTGAAAGTACAAGCTGGACTGCAGAATTTCTTGATTTGTATAGAA ATGGCCATTGCAGCTATCGCTCATGTGTATGTTTTCTCGGCGGAACCATACCAGTTCCTCCCTGTCTCCGAGAATGGGAGAGTCACTACTAAAACATCCAAAGAAGCACTGAAGTTAGAGAAAGGTCCTGAGGAGAAACCAGCCATGCTTGAAAGGACAGAAACTAAGGTCAACGCTCCCGGAACAAGTGTCACCGAGAGTGTTCAGGACATTGTTCTCGAAGGCGGTCAACAT GTTGTCAAAGATGTTGTACTGACCATTAATCAAGCAATAGGGCCAGTGGAAAAGGGTGTGACAAAAATCCAGGAGAGGTTCCACCGCAAATCAGTGAGTTCGGATGGCcaagaagaagagtcagaacTAGAAGTAGAGCAACACGTTGACAATAATCTTTag